A genome region from Brassica oleracea var. oleracea cultivar TO1000 chromosome C2, BOL, whole genome shotgun sequence includes the following:
- the LOC106326735 gene encoding adenine phosphoribosyltransferase 5 isoform X1, which produces MFAAENGLKGDPRLEAISAAIRVVPNFPKKGIMFQDITTLLLDHKAFKHTIDIFVDRYKDMQISVVAGVEARGFMFGPSIALAIGAKFVPLRKPGKLPGKIHIALKFLGFFVVDDENGNTVIIGKVISESYELEYGHDRLEMHVDAVEPLERVIIIDDLVATGGTLSAAISLMESQGAEVVECACVIGLPEVKGQHKLKGKPLYVLVEPSGLDEFC; this is translated from the exons ATGTTTGCTGCGGAGAACGGTCTGAAAGGAGATCCAAGGCTCGAAGCTATATCAGCAGCCATTAGAGTAGTTCCTAATTTCCCCAAGAAAG GGATTATGTTTCAGGACATAACTACGTTGTTACTTGATCACAAGGCGTTTAAACATACAATTGATATCTTTGTAGATCGTTACAAAGACATGCAAATCTCTGTTGTTGCTG GAGTTGAAGCAAGAGGTTTCATGTTTGGTCCATCCATTGCCTTAGCCATAGGCGCTAAGTTTGTCCCTTTGCGTAAACCTGGCAAATTACCAGGTAAAATTCACATTGCACTTAAATTTTTGGGTTTCTTCGTTGTTGATGATGAAAATGGTAACACTGTAATTATAGGGAAAGTGATATCGGAGTCTTATGAGCTTGAGTATGGACATGACCGTTTAGAGATGCACGTTGACGCGGTTGAGCCACTAGAACGCGTCATTATAATCGATGATCTTGTAGCTACCGGTGGTACACTTTCAGCTGCCATTAGCCTTATGG AGAGCCAGGGAGCTGAAGTTGTGGAATGTGCTTGTGTTATTGGCTTGCCTGAAGTCAAG GGGCAGCACAAGCTGAAAGGGAAGCCGCTCTATGTGCTGGTGGAGCCTAGTGGATTAGATGAATTCTGTTAG
- the LOC106326741 gene encoding DEAD-box ATP-dependent RNA helicase 56-like, with product MSQEERLTHYKSFKEGHKRILVATDLVGRGIDIERVNIVINYDMPDSADTYLHRVQARFEVDIKQLPENIDTSTYMPS from the exons ATGTCTCAGGAAGAGAG GCTGACTCACTACAAAAGTTTCAAGGAAGGGCACAAGAGAATACTGGTGGCGACAGACTTGGTAGGGAGAGGCATTGACATTGAGAGAGTCAACATTGTCATCAACTATGACATGCCAGACTCTGCTGATACATATCTCCACAGG GTACAAGCCAGGTTCGAGGTTGATATAAAGCAACTTCCTGAGAATATTGATACTTCTACTTACA TGCCGTCCTAA
- the LOC106326733 gene encoding DEAD-box ATP-dependent RNA helicase 56-like isoform X1, whose translation MEDPRDNEAYEEELLDYEEEEEKAPDSATKVNGDAVKKGYVGIHSSGFRDFLLKPELLRAIVDSGFEHPSEVQHECIPQAILGMDVICQAKSGMGKTAVFVLSTLQQIEPAPGQVSALILCHTRELAYQICNEFVRFSTYLPDTKVSVFYGGVNNKIHKDLLKNECPHIVVGTPGRVLGLARDKDLSLKNVRHFILDECDKMLESLDMRRDVQEIFKMTPHDKQVMMFSATLSKEIRPVCKKFMQDPMEIYVDDEAKLTLHGLVQHYIKLSEMEKNRKLNDLLDALDFNQVVIFVKSVSRAGELNKLLIECNFPSICIHSGMSQEERLTHYKSFKEGHKRILVATDLVGRGIDIERVNIVINYDMPDSADTYLHRVGRAGRFGTKGLAITFVASASDSEVLNQVQDRFEVDIKELPEQIDTSTYMPS comes from the exons ATGGAAGACCCTAGAGACAACGAAGCCTACGAGGAGGAGCTCCTTGACTACGAGGAAGAGGAGGAGAAAGCTCCAGATTCCGCTACTAAAGTTAACGGCGACGCCGTTAAGAA AGGTTACGTAGGGATACACAGTTCTGGATTCAGAGACTTCCTTTTGAAGCCGGAGCTTCTCCGAGCTATTGTTGACTCTGGTTTTGAACATCCATCCGAAG TGCAACACGAATGTATCCCTCAAGCTATATTGGGCATGGATGTTATCTGCCAAGCTAAATCTGGTATGGGGAAGACTGCTGTCTTTGTCCTTTCGACTCTGCAACAGATCGAGCCAGCTCCTGGCCAGGTGTCTGCACTTATCCTGTGCCATACAAGAGAGTTAGCTTATCAG ATCTGCAATGAGTTCGTGAGGTTCAGTACCTATCTCCCTGATACGAAGGTTTCAGTGTTTTATGGCGGTGTCAACAATAAAATTCACAAAGACTTGCTTAAGAATGAATGTCCTCACATTGTTGTTGGAACACCTGGTCGGGTGCTTGGACTCGCCAGGGACAAAGATCTCTCTTTGAAGAATGTGAGGCATTTTATTCTTGACGAGTGTGATAAAATGCTGGAGTCCCTCG ACATGCGGAGGGATGTGCAGGAGATTTTCAAGATGACTCCTCACGACAAACAAGTTATGATGTTCTCAGCAACGCTCAGCAAAGAGATACGCCCAGTCTGCAAGAAATTTATGCAAGAT CCAATGGAAATATATGTTGATGATGAAGCCAAATTGACCCTTCATGGGCTTGTCCAG CACTACATCAAACTGAGCGAGATGGAGAAAAACCGCAAGTTGAATGACCTTCTGGACGCTTTGGACTTCAATCAAGTTGTCATATTTGTGAAGAGCGTTAGCCGAGCTGGGGAGCTCAACAAGTTGCTTATCGAATGCAATTTCCCCTCAATATGCATTCACTCCGGCATGTCTCAGGAAGAGAG GCTGACCCACTACAAAAGTTTCAAGGAAGGGCACAAGAGAATTCTTGTGGCGACAGATTTGGTAGGGAGAGGAATTGACATTGAGAGAGTCAACATTGTCATCAACTATGACATGCCAGATTCTGCTGATACATATCTCCACAGG GTTGGGAGAGCTGGTAGGTTTGGAACAAAGGGTCTTGCAATAACATTTGTGGCATCAGCTTCGGACTCGGAAGTTCTTAATCAG GTACAAGACAGGTTTGAAGTTGATATAAAGGAACTTCCTGAGCAGATTGATACTTCCACATACA TGCCGTCTTAA
- the LOC106326733 gene encoding DEAD-box ATP-dependent RNA helicase 56-like isoform X2 → MDVICQAKSGMGKTAVFVLSTLQQIEPAPGQVSALILCHTRELAYQICNEFVRFSTYLPDTKVSVFYGGVNNKIHKDLLKNECPHIVVGTPGRVLGLARDKDLSLKNVRHFILDECDKMLESLDMRRDVQEIFKMTPHDKQVMMFSATLSKEIRPVCKKFMQDPMEIYVDDEAKLTLHGLVQHYIKLSEMEKNRKLNDLLDALDFNQVVIFVKSVSRAGELNKLLIECNFPSICIHSGMSQEERLTHYKSFKEGHKRILVATDLVGRGIDIERVNIVINYDMPDSADTYLHRVGRAGRFGTKGLAITFVASASDSEVLNQVQDRFEVDIKELPEQIDTSTYMPS, encoded by the exons ATGGATGTTATCTGCCAAGCTAAATCTGGTATGGGGAAGACTGCTGTCTTTGTCCTTTCGACTCTGCAACAGATCGAGCCAGCTCCTGGCCAGGTGTCTGCACTTATCCTGTGCCATACAAGAGAGTTAGCTTATCAG ATCTGCAATGAGTTCGTGAGGTTCAGTACCTATCTCCCTGATACGAAGGTTTCAGTGTTTTATGGCGGTGTCAACAATAAAATTCACAAAGACTTGCTTAAGAATGAATGTCCTCACATTGTTGTTGGAACACCTGGTCGGGTGCTTGGACTCGCCAGGGACAAAGATCTCTCTTTGAAGAATGTGAGGCATTTTATTCTTGACGAGTGTGATAAAATGCTGGAGTCCCTCG ACATGCGGAGGGATGTGCAGGAGATTTTCAAGATGACTCCTCACGACAAACAAGTTATGATGTTCTCAGCAACGCTCAGCAAAGAGATACGCCCAGTCTGCAAGAAATTTATGCAAGAT CCAATGGAAATATATGTTGATGATGAAGCCAAATTGACCCTTCATGGGCTTGTCCAG CACTACATCAAACTGAGCGAGATGGAGAAAAACCGCAAGTTGAATGACCTTCTGGACGCTTTGGACTTCAATCAAGTTGTCATATTTGTGAAGAGCGTTAGCCGAGCTGGGGAGCTCAACAAGTTGCTTATCGAATGCAATTTCCCCTCAATATGCATTCACTCCGGCATGTCTCAGGAAGAGAG GCTGACCCACTACAAAAGTTTCAAGGAAGGGCACAAGAGAATTCTTGTGGCGACAGATTTGGTAGGGAGAGGAATTGACATTGAGAGAGTCAACATTGTCATCAACTATGACATGCCAGATTCTGCTGATACATATCTCCACAGG GTTGGGAGAGCTGGTAGGTTTGGAACAAAGGGTCTTGCAATAACATTTGTGGCATCAGCTTCGGACTCGGAAGTTCTTAATCAG GTACAAGACAGGTTTGAAGTTGATATAAAGGAACTTCCTGAGCAGATTGATACTTCCACATACA TGCCGTCTTAA
- the LOC106326735 gene encoding adenine phosphoribosyltransferase 5 isoform X2, protein MFAAENGLKGDPRLEAISAAIRVVPNFPKKGIMFQDITTLLLDHKAFKHTIDIFVDRYKDMQISVVAGVEARGFMFGPSIALAIGAKFVPLRKPGKLPGKVISESYELEYGHDRLEMHVDAVEPLERVIIIDDLVATGGTLSAAISLMESQGAEVVECACVIGLPEVKGQHKLKGKPLYVLVEPSGLDEFC, encoded by the exons ATGTTTGCTGCGGAGAACGGTCTGAAAGGAGATCCAAGGCTCGAAGCTATATCAGCAGCCATTAGAGTAGTTCCTAATTTCCCCAAGAAAG GGATTATGTTTCAGGACATAACTACGTTGTTACTTGATCACAAGGCGTTTAAACATACAATTGATATCTTTGTAGATCGTTACAAAGACATGCAAATCTCTGTTGTTGCTG GAGTTGAAGCAAGAGGTTTCATGTTTGGTCCATCCATTGCCTTAGCCATAGGCGCTAAGTTTGTCCCTTTGCGTAAACCTGGCAAATTACCAG GGAAAGTGATATCGGAGTCTTATGAGCTTGAGTATGGACATGACCGTTTAGAGATGCACGTTGACGCGGTTGAGCCACTAGAACGCGTCATTATAATCGATGATCTTGTAGCTACCGGTGGTACACTTTCAGCTGCCATTAGCCTTATGG AGAGCCAGGGAGCTGAAGTTGTGGAATGTGCTTGTGTTATTGGCTTGCCTGAAGTCAAG GGGCAGCACAAGCTGAAAGGGAAGCCGCTCTATGTGCTGGTGGAGCCTAGTGGATTAGATGAATTCTGTTAG